One genomic window of Notamacropus eugenii isolate mMacEug1 chromosome 6, mMacEug1.pri_v2, whole genome shotgun sequence includes the following:
- the PITPNM3 gene encoding membrane-associated phosphatidylinositol transfer protein 3, whose translation MATAAGAGPDSSRAAGSLPCGGAQWHIRDIMSAAVESSDEEFFDAREDVAEGKSALLIGMSQWNSNDLVEQIETMGKLDETPDSGSGVCTSSVLQEKQRELYRVSLRRQKFPAQGSIEIHEDAEGGSQQRACRTHVLLLVLHGGNILDTGSGDPGCKAADVHTFSSVLEKVTRAHFPAALGRVLTQFVPCPAICSQAFSLISNLNPYSYDENWLSSSEDHIPLAALPLLAISSPQYQDAVAMVITRANQVYSEFLKSPDGIGFSGQVCLIGDCVGGILGFDAICYSASPAGDSLSSSSRKGSIGSSQDNPILSEEDCSLSDTTRLSKSNIDISGTLEDEEPKMSLPRKQSDSSTYDCDAISQHHTFLSSIHSSVLKESAEPPTAGTPQLSETNLSRFDFNVSDFFLFGSPLGLVLAMRRTVLPGLDGAQVRPACSQVYSFFHAADPSASRLEPLLEKNFHLLPPVSVPRYQRFPLGDGQSLLLEDTLQAHSSLFLEGGPADSPSSPDAPALALPPPQDQKPGRKFSVDSSNSDSSGSSESLPSASMAHITTKWWGTKRLDYELYCPDVLTAFPTVALPHLFHASYWESTDVVAFILRQVMRYDSRTVKESDGLDPSTLSPSNPREKWLRKRTQVKLRNVTANHRANDVIAAEDGPQVLVGRFMYGPLDMVALTGEKVDIYVMAEPSSGRWLFLDTEITNSSGRITYSVPRAKRLGVGVYPIKMVVRGDQTTAMSYLTVLPRGMECVVFSIDGSFAASVSIMGSDPKVRAGAVDVVRHWQDLGYLILYITGRPDLQKQRVVSWLAQHNFPQGMIFFSDGLVHDPLRQKAIFLRNLIQECFIKVSAAYGSMKDISVYSALGLPSSQIFIVGRPAKKYQHQCQFLSEGYAAHLALLESSHRARPKKNNSRVILRKGSFGLHSQPEFLRKRNHLRRTMSVQQPDPPVATPKPERAQSQPESDKDHEQHLPSVAWVRGGPHKFESVP comes from the exons GAGAATTGTACCGAGTTTCTTTGAGAAGacagaaatttccagcccaaggcagcatTGAGATTCATGAAGATGCTGAG GGAGGCTCTCAACAGCGGGCTTGTAGAACACATGTCCTCCTCCTGGTGCTTCACGGAGGTAACATCCTGGACACAGGCAGCGGGGACCCAGGCTGCAAGGCAGCTGATGTCCACACCTTCAGCTCAGTGTTGGAGAAGGTGACTCGCGCCCACTTCCCTGCAGCTCTGGGCCGTGTCCTCACTCAGTTCGTCCCCTGCCCGGCCATCTGCTCCCAGgccttctctctcatttccaa CCTGAACCCCTACAGCTACGATGAGAATTGGCTGAGCAGCAGTGAGGACCACATCCCACTGGCTGCCCTTCCCCTGCTGGCTATCTCTTCCCCTCAGTATCAGGATGCAGTCGCCATGGTGATCACTCGAGCCAACCAAGTCTACAGCGAGTTCCTCAAGTCTCCGGATGGGATCGGCTTCAGTGGGCAG GTGTGTCTCATTGGTGACTGTGTGGGGGGCATCCTGGGCTTTGATGCTATCTGTTACAGTGCCAGCCCCGCGGGGGACAGTCTGAGCAGTAGTAGCAGAAAGGGGAGTATCGGCAGCAGCCAG GACAATCCAATCTTGTCTGAGGAAGACTGCAGCCTCAGTGACACCACACGACTCAGTAAAAGCAACATTGACATCTCGGGGACCTTGGAGGACGAGGAGCCCAAGATGTCTCTGCCTCGGAAACAGAGTGACTCTTCCACCTACGACTGTGATgccatcagccagcaccacaccttCTTGTCCAG CATTCACTCCAGCGTTCTGAAGGAGAGTGCTGAGCCCCCCACAGCTGGGACCCCCCAGCTCTCTGAAACCAACCTGAGCCGGTTTGACTTCAATGTatctgattttttcctctttggctcTCCATTGGGCTTGGTGCTAGCCATGAGGAGAACGGTCTTGCCTGGACTGGATG GTGCCCAGGTCCGGCCTGCCTGCAGCCAAGTCTATAGTTTCTTCCATGCAGCTGACCCCTCAGCCTCAAGGCTGGAGCCTCTCCTGGAGAAGAATTTCCACTTGCTGCCCCCAGTCAGCGTGCCACGCTACCAGAGGTTCCCTCTGGGGGATGGGCAGTCTCTGCTCCTAG AGGACACTCTGCAGGCCCACAGTTCCTTGTTCTTGGAGGGTGGCCCAGCAGATAGCCCGTCATCCCCAGAtgccccagccctggccctccCACCTCCTCAGGACCAGAAGCCAGGAAGGAAGTTCAGTGTGGACAGCTCCAACAGTGACAGCTCAGGATCCAGTGAGAGCCTGCCTTCAGCCagcatggcacaca TTACCACCAAGTGGTGGGGAACCAAACGGCTAGACTATGAACTCTACTGTCCCGATGTGCTCACGGCCTTCCCCACCGTGGCCCTTCCCCACCTCTTCCATGCCAGCTACTGGGAATCCACAGATGTGGTGGCCTTCATCTTGAGACAG GTGATGCGCTATGACAGCCGAACTGTAAAGGAGAGTGACGGACTTGACCCATCCACACTGAGCCCATCCAACCCCAGAGAAAAATGGCTCCGCAAGCGGACCCAGGTCAAGCTGAGG AATGTGACGGCCAATCATCGTGCTAATGACGTGATTGCTGCAGAAGATGGTCCACAGGTCCTGGTGGGGCGGTTCATGTATGGGCCTCTTGACATGGTGGCCCTCACAGGAGAAAAG GTGGACATTTATGTCATGGCAGAGCCGTCCTCAGGGCGCTGGCTGTTCTTGGACACAGAAATTACCAACAGTAGTGGACGTATCACGTACAGTGTGCCCAGGGCTAAGCGACTCGGGGTTGGGGTCTATCCCATTAAGATGGTAGTCAG GGGTGACCAGACTACTGCCATGAGCTACTTAACAGTGCTCCCCCGTGGCATGGAATGTGTCGTGTTCAGCATCGACGGCTCCTTTGCTGCCAGCGTCTCCATCATGGGCAGCGACCCCAAGGTCAGGGCAGGGGCTGTGGATGTTGTCAG GCACTGGCAGGACCTGGGCTATTTGATCCTCTACATCACTGGGCGGCCAGACCTGCAGAAGCAGCGGGTGGTGTCCTGGCTGGCCCAGCACAACTTTCCCCAAGGCATGATTTTCTTCTCTGATGGGCTGGTGCATGACCCTCTGAGGCAGAAGGCCATCTTCCTCCGGAACCTCATACAGGAG TGTTTCATCAAGGTCAGCGCTGCCTATGGCTCTATGAAAGACATCTCTGTCTATAGTGCCCTGGGTCTGCCCTCCTCCCAAATCTTCATTGTGGGTCGCCCAGCCAAGAAGTACCAGCATCAGTGCCAG TTCCTCAGTGAGGGATATGCAGCTCATCTGGCCTTACTGGAATCCAGTCACCGGGCCCGGCCCAAGAAGAACAACTCCCGAGTGATCTTACGCAAAGGCAGCTTTGGCCTCCACTCTCAGCCTGAGTTCCTGAGAAAGAGGAACCATCTGCGCAGGACGATGTCTGTCCAGCAGCCAGACCCACCAGTGGCCACCCCAAAGCCAGAGCGGGCCCAGAGCCAGCCAGAGTCGGACAAGGACCATGAGCAGCACCTCCCATCAGTGGCCTGGGTCCGGGGTGGCCCACACAAGTTTGAGTCAGTCCCCTAA